In Treponema primitia ZAS-2, a genomic segment contains:
- a CDS encoding flagellin has translation MIINHNLSAMFADRSLKVTQVSLDKNMEKLSSGLRINRAGDDASGLAVSEKMRSQIRGLNQASSNAQNGISFIQTTEGYLQETQDIIQRIRELAVQSSNGVYTDEDRMYIQVEVSQLIDEVDRIASHAQFNGMNLLTGRFGRIVGENVVTASMWFHIGANMDQREQVFIGTMTAKGLGVRNVGDESILTLSTPDNANRAIGTLDEAIKKINKQRADLGAYQNRLEHAVRGLDVGAENMQASESRIRDTNMASEMVNFTKNQILNQAGTAMLAQANQKGQTVLQLLQ, from the coding sequence ATGATAATTAATCACAACTTAAGTGCAATGTTTGCTGATAGGTCCCTCAAGGTCACCCAGGTTTCCCTGGACAAGAACATGGAGAAACTATCAAGCGGCTTGCGCATCAACCGCGCCGGTGATGATGCCTCAGGACTCGCAGTTTCCGAAAAAATGCGCAGTCAGATCCGCGGTTTGAATCAGGCGTCCAGCAACGCCCAGAATGGTATTTCATTCATTCAAACAACGGAGGGTTACCTTCAGGAAACCCAGGACATCATTCAGCGTATCCGCGAGCTGGCGGTTCAGTCTTCGAACGGTGTTTACACCGATGAAGACCGGATGTACATTCAGGTCGAAGTTTCTCAGCTTATTGATGAAGTTGACCGGATTGCGTCCCACGCTCAGTTCAATGGTATGAACCTTCTTACAGGTCGGTTCGGACGCATTGTCGGTGAGAATGTTGTTACCGCTTCTATGTGGTTCCATATCGGCGCCAACATGGATCAACGGGAACAGGTGTTTATCGGCACCATGACTGCGAAGGGCCTTGGAGTCCGCAATGTCGGTGACGAGAGTATTCTTACGTTGTCCACTCCGGACAACGCCAACCGTGCCATTGGAACCCTCGACGAGGCGATTAAGAAGATCAATAAGCAGCGAGCTGATCTTGGCGCCTACCAGAACCGCCTGGAACACGCAGTCCGTGGCTTGGATGTCGGAGCTGAAAATATGCAAGCTTCGGAATCCCGCATCCGCGATACCAACATGGCGAGTGAGATGGTTAACTTTACGAAGAACCAGATCCTCAACCAGGCTGGGACCGCTATGCTGGCTCAGGCCAATCAGAAAGGTCAGACTGTACTCCAGCTTCTGCAATAG
- a CDS encoding aminopeptidase: MKINGSVLITFIPVLAAAGVLLGGSALFSGCYTLTQGSALLGYLGKAVPMKTLADSPDSADAEFARQVMDIRRFALEELGLRETTNYTKYVAIDRDYLAAVVSASAQDSFTRHEWWFPVVGSVPYKGFFNPEDARKERAKLEKKDLDVWVRGVDAFSTLGWFSDPLYSYMKEYPVHHLADLIIHESLHATIYLKNHSQFNEELAEFVGSEGARLYIEKIYGADSEEYRAITGSDGGREAFLSFIRELIAELGLLYDSGISREEKLQKKEAIILAAKARFNENYDTFFQNDNYRGFSELPINNAYLELYRLYYEEDRYFLDLYERSGRDLPAFITAVKTLKARGDPKAQLEQALGLMP; this comes from the coding sequence ATGAAAATAAACGGTTCGGTACTAATCACCTTTATACCTGTTTTGGCTGCGGCAGGGGTACTACTTGGGGGAAGTGCCCTTTTTTCCGGGTGCTATACCCTGACACAGGGAAGTGCGTTGCTGGGCTATCTGGGGAAGGCGGTTCCCATGAAGACCCTGGCTGATTCTCCGGATAGCGCCGATGCTGAGTTCGCAAGGCAGGTGATGGATATACGCCGTTTTGCCCTGGAAGAACTTGGGCTGCGGGAAACCACCAATTATACTAAATATGTCGCCATTGACCGGGACTATCTGGCAGCGGTGGTTTCCGCCTCCGCCCAGGATTCTTTTACCCGCCATGAATGGTGGTTTCCCGTGGTGGGCTCTGTCCCTTATAAAGGATTCTTTAACCCCGAAGATGCCCGTAAAGAAAGGGCCAAGTTGGAGAAGAAGGACTTAGATGTTTGGGTCCGCGGGGTGGATGCCTTCAGCACCCTGGGCTGGTTTTCCGATCCCCTCTATTCTTATATGAAAGAGTATCCGGTCCATCATCTGGCGGACCTTATTATCCATGAATCTCTTCACGCCACAATTTATCTAAAGAATCACTCCCAATTTAATGAAGAATTGGCAGAATTTGTTGGAAGCGAAGGGGCCCGCCTTTATATAGAGAAAATCTATGGCGCCGATTCGGAGGAGTACCGGGCCATTACCGGGTCCGATGGGGGCAGGGAGGCTTTTCTCAGCTTTATTCGGGAACTTATAGCTGAACTGGGGCTTCTCTATGACAGCGGGATCTCAAGAGAGGAAAAATTACAAAAAAAAGAAGCAATCATTCTGGCCGCTAAGGCTCGGTTTAACGAAAACTACGATACCTTCTTTCAAAATGACAATTACCGCGGCTTCTCCGAGCTCCCCATAAATAACGCCTACCTGGAATTGTACCGCCTCTACTATGAGGAGGACCGCTATTTCCTGGACCTCTACGAGCGCTCCGGCCGGGACCTTCCCGCCTTTATCACCGCGGTTAAAACATTGAAAGCCCGGGGGGACCCAAAAGCCCAGCTTGAACAGGCCCTGGGCCTGATGCCATAA